The DNA window TATCATCTTTATCGTTCCAGTTCATCCTTCCGCCAACTACAGCAAAATGTTGCACAAAAACGGTATAAATCACCGTTGGCTGTAATGAAAAGTCCGCATCGCGCACTTTTCGTTGCGTCGCGCTGCGCAACCCGGGATTTTCGCAAAAAACATGCGAAAACACCTCGCGGGATGCATCATGGCTGAACTGTTACCTTTTATCTTAAATTAGTATGTCATCACTATATCAAATCTATGTAAAGTCGAAACCATGTGAATGTAAAATCAACGTAAAATATTTACCATCCCCATACATCTCGGTAAAAACGGAGTACATTCCGGTAAAAAATCTTCTCCACCTCTTCCTGTGTAAAGCCCTCGCGGTAAAGCGCCTCCTCCAGCAGATGGAGCGCCGCCGGTGAATCGATTTCCAGCGTTCCTCCAATTCCATCAAAATCGGAGCCCAGGCCGATGCACTCGATTCCTCCCACATTTCTGATGTATTTAATATGGCGTACCATGTCGCTTACGCGGCTCGTTCCTCCATCCTCTTTATCATTTAAAAAGACCGGACAGTAATTGATGCCGAGCACGCCGCCCCGTTCCGCCAGGGTCCGGATCATCTCATCGGTCAGGTTCCTCGTATGGCCTGCCACGGCTCTGGCATTGGAGTGGCTGGCGGCAAACGGTTTTTTCGTCATTTTGGCCACATCCCAGAAGCCCGCGTCACCGAGATGGGATACGTCCACCGCCATTCCCAGTTCTTCCATCAGTTCCACAAATTCTATTCCTTTTTTCTTAAGTCCATGTTCCGTCTCCGGCACCGCGATCCCCGTCTTCCAATCAATCCGGTTCGGATACGCCAGGTCATTTTCAAAATTCCACGTCAGCGTCATCATCCTGACGCCCTCACGGTAGAAATCGCGAAGCACGTCCGTGCTGCCGTTACAGATTCCGCCTTCCTCAATCGTCAGAACACCGGACATCCTCCCCTCACGGTCGTTCTGAAGAATCTCTTCCACCGTGGATGCCTGCCTGATTAAATCCTCATTCGCCGCCATCTCCTGCTTGAACAGGCTGCAGGCTCCCCTTGCGAAACCGTATGGATCCGGCTCTTCTTTCAGTATAGTAAAAAGGGCGAAATTCTGCGCAAGGCAGTCGCCCTTCTTAAGCCTGTCCAGATCAACGTGGCAGTTGTTTTCTCTTAATTTTTTTTCGTTCCCGCTCATTTTGTCAAGATAAATGGATGAGATTGTGTCACAGTGCATATCAATGAATTTCATAGCGTAACTCCTCCGGCTTTTGTTTATAGGGTGATTTTAGCACGAAGGGAAGGGGTTGGCAAGAGGGGGAAAAATCAGGACGCGGGAGGGGATGAGATGGCGGTCGGGGAAAGGGAGGGAGCGGTGGGTCTTCAGTCCCGATTATAGGTGGCCGCAGGTGGGGAATCCGGGCCGAAAGCATTCCTCTGGGGACTCGCTCCCGCTTGTGGAATGCGCAGCGCATGCTAAACTCGTAAGAAACCTCGTTAAGCAGCGGCGGATTCCAAGGTCCCCTCCGGAATGTTTTCGCCCTGCTTCCCCGGGATCGGATTGGCGGGACTGAAGACAGGGCAGGTTTTGACCCGACCGCCATCGTGGCTGCGGCTGTTTGTCGCTGATTTTTTCGGAAGGAAGGTATTGGCGCGGCGGCCGCCGGGACAGGCGGCGCAAAGCGGCGTTTTTTGCCTTTTCTATGCGTTGCTGTTAAAAACAACTGCTTTCTGTGGTAAAATGCAGCTATATGGTTCGTTTCCATCCGATAAAAATAAAGGGGAAATAGAAATGATTGATAATAACAGACATATCGTGATATCCGGTAAAGAATACCGTTTCTGTAACAAGCTGAATGATGAACCGGAACTTTTTGCTGATTTTAACCGGTTGGCCGAGGAAACCTTTGGCATCCGGTTTGACAAAGTCGGCGGGGAATATGAGCCGCATGTGCTGGCATCGGGAAATACCGTGTGCGCAAATGTTTCGGTAAACCGGATTCCATTTCTGGTTCACGGAAAAAGGAGATTCTTTATCCAGTTAGGTACCGTGATGACGAAAAAGGAGTACCGCGGACTTGGGCTGAGCCGCTTTATTCTGGAGGCGGTTATTACGGAGTGGCGGGATCAGTGTGACGCCCTCTATCTGTTTGCCAATGACTCAGTATTGGATTTTTACCCTAAATTCGGCTTCAAAATTCATACCGAATTTGAATATCTTTATGAAAAGCCGGGACAAGCCGCCTTTTGCGGAAAGAAGCTGTTTTTGGCAAACCCGGAGGATGCAGAAGTAATTTTAGCAAAATACAGGGAAGGAAATCCGTTCTCAGATTTCACAATGATCGAAAATCAGGCAGTCTTTGATTTCTACGCAGGCGGAGTCTTCCGGGATAATATCTTCTTCTCTGAAAATGACGGCGTTATCATCTTCGCCTCCTCAGAACCGGGCCGGGTGTACTGTTACGATATCTTCGGAAAAACAGATACTCCGCTTGAAGAAATACTCAAGTCCCTCCGTAATCAGGAAACCGATACCGTCACCCTCGGCTTCACCCCGAAAGATAAAGAACCGTTCGTACGGATGGAGCACAAGGAAGATGACACTACTCTCTTCCTTCTTCACTCCGCAATGAATGACGGCTCTGTAGAAGCAAAAGAAATATCGGAAACCGATATGTTCCCGGAGCTCTCCCACGCGTAACCGCCGGAAGACGCGGCCAAAAGTAAATGGCACACAGCGGGAATACAAAGCGGCCGCATCTATCACATAGCGGCCGCTGTTATCCATTTCCTCTATTCACTCCTCAACGCCTCAATCGGATTCAGCCGGGCTGCGCGGGCAGCGGGCATATAGCCGAACAGCAGTCCGATTCCCACCGACACGCTGAAGGAAATGAGAATCGATCCGGCCGTCGGTACCGCCGTCATTCCCATCATTTTCCCGATGGCCCCGGTCAGCGCGCAGCCCAGGATAATTCCTATGATTCCGCCGATGGAACTTGTCACGGCGGCTTCTATCACAAACTGCTGCATAATTGTTCTTCTTTTTGCTCCCAGGGATTTGCGGATTCCGATTTCCCTCGTCCTCTCCGTCACGGATACCAGCATGATGTTCATTACGCCCACACCGGCCACCAGCAGGGAGATTCCGGCAATCCCACCGAGCACCATGGACATCATCGCTATCATGGAGTTCAGGGAATCTAAAAGCTCACTCATGGCTGTGACCGTGTACAGATCCTCATTCTTGAAAATCGGGTAGAGAAATGCATCGAAAAGTGCTTTCACCGTCTCGGTATCTCCAACATTCTTCGTGGTAAAAATATAATTGTTGATCGTCCCGTTCCTGGACAGTTTCATCGCAGCGGTATAGGGAATATAGATGAAATCATCGCTTCCTCCCTCCTCCACCGCGTCGCTTTCGCTGGTC is part of the [Clostridium] symbiosum genome and encodes:
- a CDS encoding ABC transporter permease, translating into MRQSFSLALKSIWSNKMRSFLTMLGIIIGVAAVIILVGLVNGQMSYMTESFSSMGTNQISVNLVNLSTRSVSVDQMYEFYEENESYFDQMSPNVSVSGTVKSGNESLTSTSITGVSEEFLDLKSQELQQGRFIQYSDILSRQKVCVIGYYLATELYGGADKAIGQTLKVNGEAYEIVGSVERQTSESDAVEEGGSDDFIYIPYTAAMKLSRNGTINNYIFTTKNVGDTETVKALFDAFLYPIFKNEDLYTVTAMSELLDSLNSMIAMMSMVLGGIAGISLLVAGVGVMNIMLVSVTERTREIGIRKSLGAKRRTIMQQFVIEAAVTSSIGGIIGIILGCALTGAIGKMMGMTAVPTAGSILISFSVSVGIGLLFGYMPAARAARLNPIEALRSE
- a CDS encoding GNAT family N-acetyltransferase codes for the protein MIDNNRHIVISGKEYRFCNKLNDEPELFADFNRLAEETFGIRFDKVGGEYEPHVLASGNTVCANVSVNRIPFLVHGKRRFFIQLGTVMTKKEYRGLGLSRFILEAVITEWRDQCDALYLFANDSVLDFYPKFGFKIHTEFEYLYEKPGQAAFCGKKLFLANPEDAEVILAKYREGNPFSDFTMIENQAVFDFYAGGVFRDNIFFSENDGVIIFASSEPGRVYCYDIFGKTDTPLEEILKSLRNQETDTVTLGFTPKDKEPFVRMEHKEDDTTLFLLHSAMNDGSVEAKEISETDMFPELSHA
- a CDS encoding dipeptidase, which encodes MKFIDMHCDTISSIYLDKMSGNEKKLRENNCHVDLDRLKKGDCLAQNFALFTILKEEPDPYGFARGACSLFKQEMAANEDLIRQASTVEEILQNDREGRMSGVLTIEEGGICNGSTDVLRDFYREGVRMMTLTWNFENDLAYPNRIDWKTGIAVPETEHGLKKKGIEFVELMEELGMAVDVSHLGDAGFWDVAKMTKKPFAASHSNARAVAGHTRNLTDEMIRTLAERGGVLGINYCPVFLNDKEDGGTSRVSDMVRHIKYIRNVGGIECIGLGSDFDGIGGTLEIDSPAALHLLEEALYREGFTQEEVEKIFYRNVLRFYRDVWGW